The nucleotide window aatatatacttGTATACACAAGAAAAAGGGCCTGTTAGACGTAAATATTATGTCCTTAATGAAAAGACTGGACGGGCTCCAGACTTCGCCTTTCACTATTTAAGTATGACTTGCCTATTGCCATAGAAATCCTAACTTACCATGAAGATTCACCGTTGTGAAGAAATACTCCTTTGTGCGAGCTTGCTTTGATGTCTAAGGCATAAGATTCAGGCTTTCAGCTGTGTCTGTCTAGATTACCTTGAGAGCAACGGGGTAGACATCTGTaacaagcaaatgaaaaattaaaggtgATTAGCCTGCACATCCAAATACTTCTGCaaatagagaaataaagaaataaacagatCTCAGGACATGATGGAAACATCTTCCCTATCCGCATCTGGTTTCTGCACTTCTCGATTTCCATGACACAAGTTTCGGGGGCTAGAGAGGGGCACAACTCTCCCCTGTTTAGGCTGCTCTTTCCCACATTGCTCTCACCTAGCTGATTCCCTAAGTGTATTCCCGGTAGCGACATGCTGTTGTCACTATCCGTGGTGTTTAAATACAGAAGTTGTTGCGCTTGGGCTAATGAATAAAGAAACGCCGACTTGGTGCCTtgggagaaaaatacagatgtatAAGTAAGGAAAGCATTGGGCATTGGGGTGTTTTTAGTCACTGACcagctatttattttcatgtagcTTTTTATTTGTAAGTATCAACATGCACGTGTGTATGTGCGTGTGTGTTCAGTTGTACACACACAGTACCCCAGTCACCTGGGTACGGAGGTGATCTGTCAGACACGAGAGGATGCAGTTACAGCAGCCTTCTGTCTGCTCTCCGCAAGCCATTGAAACCCCTTCCAGCAGCCCATGCTATTTATTTGCCTATACTATCTGGTATTCTTAAACAtcattaaagtaattaaaaagacaCCATTCGGTAGTTTCAAGCTACCCCAGTGGAgaggtttgtttatttatttgggggtttgtttattttttaccCCCCTCCCTTCTTTCTCTGAACCAGTGCAGTGAACCCTGTAGGTTTGAGACtctgggacaggatggggatgCTAAAGCCGCGCTGTGGGAGCAGTTCATTTCTCCTCGGGGCTGTTCGAAGGGCAGAGCCGTGGAGCATCGGCCCCAGGTCTCGGCACTGCCCGGGGCTGCCCGGCCCCCGCCCTGGCAGTGACGTCAGAGAATGGTCTCCCCCCACCCGGTCAGAACCGCCCCCCCGGGAGCTTCGGCGCCCACAGTTCAACAGGAGCCGCACTCTGGGTGGGAACGGGCATGTTTAGGTATTAGGAGTCATTACCAGTGGGAGCTAAAATGGACAGTCAATCATCGCACCCCCCTGGGCCTTTCTTTATTAGCGACTACTGGGTGGGGGgatgaaatatatatatatgtatttatacacagaaagagggaaaagtaaGGAGATTCTTTACAGAAACGTCCATCGAACGggttattaataaaaaaatttaatggatCCATTTTGTACAAATTGGTAACAAATAatagtttatatatatatatttcttaaaaaaaacacaCTCTCACAGAAAATCGTGGGCAAACAGAACAGTGCAGCACACAGTACTGTTGACAAGAGAAAATCTGTACAGAGAAAATCTGTATGAAATCActgaagggaaggggaaaggaaaaggggaagaggaaggggaagggaaaggaagggaaggaaagggaaaaggacagGGATAAGGAAAGGGAATGCAAATCAGTTGGCGTGTAAACAGACCGGAGCAAGGCGGTCAGAGTGGGGGTGTGTGGCACGGCGGGAGGAGGCGGCAGCGCCCCGGCCGAGGCGAGCGCAGCCCTCCCGTGTGCGCGGTGCTGGGGGCGCAGGCAGGGCCCACCCGCGCGCTCCGCAGCATCTCTCCCTCCGCCAAGCGCCTCTCGCTGCCGCTCTCGCTCGGCTTCCCCGTGCCCGGCGCGGCGCTCCCTGtgccggccgggccgggccgggccggccgccACCGCCCCCGGCGCGCCCTAGCAGCGGGGCCGCGGCTCGGCGGTGAggcgcggcggcggggaggcgccgggggggccgcggggcccTGCGCCTTGACACACGTACCATTCGCTCAGGTTGGCGGCGGGCTGCGCGGGCGCGGAGGGCTCAGCGTGGGAGCAGGAGGCGGGGGGCTCCCGGCCGGAGTCCGAGGAGGGGGACACCAAGGAGGGCGTGGAGGACTCGTAGCCggagctgggaggaggggaTTTGCAGTGCACTTTCATGTGTTTTctcagggagctggggtgggtgTAGGACTTGTCGCAGCCTCTCACTTTGCAGTTGTAGGGCTTGTCGCTGGTGTGGACATGCGAGTGCTTCTTCCTGTCGCTGCTGTTGGCGAAGCGCCTGTCACAGCCCTCGAATTCACATTTGAACGGCTTCTCCCCTGCAGGAGGCAATGGGCGAGCACAGCCATtagcggcggcggcggggccgggagcagcGCATCCCGCACCCCCTCCAGCCCACAGCCTCCCCGAACCCCTCTCTCCGGCCCTGACACGACTCCTCTCCCCGCTGCATCTCTCACTAGCCCTGCCCTTCCCCGCGGGTCCCGCCGAGCATTCCCCGGAGCCGTCGCTCCGTTCCCACCCGGATGCGCGGCCGGCTCCGCACGCGGAGCACCCGGCCAGGccagcttctccttctctttcccctgcCCTGTGTATGTGTCATCGTGGGGGTTTGTGCAAAAGACAAAGCTCCGAAACAAGGAAAACTTAGAAGAGAACTGCTCGTTCCGAGCAAACCTGTGCTGTCCCCGCAGACTCCGAAGTCCTGCAGAAAGAGCGGTCAGTGATTTATCCCTTCGAAGGCTTTTACGTTAAATACATTTCTCACAGTCCCCCAGGTGCACGTAGAAATGTTTCTCATAACCTGGCCAGATCATATTTTATCCACTTCATACTTGCACTGATTACAATGCCATGGAAGATCCAcatccccttcctttccccgCTTCCCAGCTTGCTGATACCATGTGCTAAAGaatgaaatacttcagaaataCATTGATTGTGGGGGCAAAACGATAAAGATTCAGCAGAAGGATGACTAGGCCAGTGCACGGCACTGTCGGGAGGGTAGGATTCCCTTTTCATTTCAACCTACACAGCCATTGAAGGAATTGCAATCGGGATTAAATTGTCTGATCATATAATAAGTGATGTTACGCATAATAGAAATACAATCGTGTTGCTGGAGTCGTGTGAAAGTTTAACCTCGAATCGTGTGGACCTGGCATAGTAGACGATACACAGGAGGTTTTCAAGGAAACATGCCACAGCCAGCTTCAGGATGAAATGCGGACGGCATTATTGTTGCTGACAATAGCAAACTGCAAAAGCCTGCTTGCCAAGGGGTACCCAAGTCCTGCACCAACCGACTATGAAAATAACCTCCTCATCCATCAAAAGTCAAAAAGTATCAGGGCTGAGAGGACTCCACAAAAATACATGGCCTAACCTTAACGTGAAGTGCAAACAAAGCAACTGTGTTCACCATCATGGCGTATGTGGCCCGAAAGGACTTCCaatatttggttttgtgtgtttgttttggtttggttttttaatttcttgggTTGTGCATTTGTGGTTGacgtttttatttttttccctctcaatTCGTCATGATTAAATTTAGGAGAGACTCAGCCTACGCTGGGCTCGGCTGCGAGCAGAGGCAAATAAAGGAAGGCATTCCAAATATTTCACATGAATGCACTTTATGCAAGGTGGGTGCAAAAAGCTCATGGCTCCGCGTTTAATGTATGCCCTTTCCTCACTGTAATACTCAGTGCGGAGCACTGACATCCTGCACCGCTAACATTTGCACAGAGAATAGGTAAATACCTGGctttggagggaagggatggaagagGTTAAAAATAAGGTCTCTCACAAAACGATGCGGATTCTGTAACCAAATACTGTCGACATACAGAGGTGCATATGCATAGACACACGCTCGCCTATAATCTAATTAGAGTTCCACGTAAGGAAATAATTTGACCTTCAGCATCTAAGTTGAGACAACAAATCAAGGATATTAGTGTAGTACAAGCAAGCAGTAAGTTAGGAGACCCCAGGGAAAGCCATCCTCATAAGCACTGCTTGTGCAAAGTGAGTTCCATTCAGGTAAAAGCAGGCTGCGCCGCACTGCGCTTTGCCGAGTTGAAAAATGTTCAACTTCGCTTAACCCCCCTGAAAGAGCCACTGAAAGGTCCGTCCGTGCAGCCGGGTTTCAAGTGGGAAGAGGGCAGCATTTTCTCAGCTGCCCGGGTTGCATTCCATGAACGCCTCAATAAAGAGGAGCCATCCGAGCCATTTGCAAGTATTCCTTTCGCGAGAGCAGGTTTTCTTACGCGGAAATCCCTGCCCGGCAGGGAGAGGACACTGCGCGGGTCCCGGCTGCCGCAGCCTGGGCACGGAGCCGCAGCCACGCACAAAGTTCCGCGGGCGATGGAGACTCAACCGCCATTTTACCCCCACACTTGTAGCTGGGAAAAAGTGTTCAGTGAAATTCAGCTTGGAATTTGAGGCATAATCCCCCGTCTCGGGAGTGGATTAAGGTATTTGCCAACTTCTCCGGGTGAGTGGTGGTGGGGGGAAGCCGGAGCTGACGGCTCCCGGGCTGCGGGCGAGGCGCGGGGGTGGCGGGGGCcggagggagggagcggggctCCGTCCCACGCCTCGCACTATTGTTCCTGGCCCTCAGGAAAGGCGGTGAAGTGATCCCAGCCCGTCATGCTCGTCCCGTTGCCGCCGCCTTAACGGCCTTATCCTCCAACCTGGAAAACTCGTACATCGCCAGATatccctctgcctgctccccagCCTCGGAGAAATCAGAAGTCATTAATATTTAAGGAGGCAATAATTTTCCTGTTGAATCTAGAACTGTCTTCATGAATAATTCGTAGTGAGTTCTATTAGGGTTTCAGAAACATTGCGTTTTTGACAACTTCTGGGTGTTTAATAGAAACGGTGGAACCATAAAGGCCCTGCAGGAGTTTGCACAATATAGCAATTAATCACCGAGAAAGTTAAAGCCAAAAGTACAGACGCGCCGAATGGTGTTTAATAAACGCAAATCTCCGCTCTCGGGTTTGCCCTGAACCTGCATCTCCGATGTAGGTCAGTTTTCCCAAGAATTTAAccattttctgcttcagagaCTTCAAACAGTGAGGCCGTTAAAGAGCAGTAAAAGTTTgtttacttaagaaaaacactGTCATTAAGAGATGAGCTCTCCCGGTTAATGGCTGTACCTGTGCTGATCCAACAAGGAACTGGCTGGGATACAAGTTACGTGACCCGGGGATACCCCTTTTTCGAGGAAAAAGAGGGCCAAGAAGGCAGCCGAGAAACACAACTATGCTGTcttccacctcctcccccccacccccccgccccgcacACAGACTTGCTCCTCATAGAGCGATGGAAAAATAATGAGGTGACGAGTGACGGTCGCTGTAAAATCTCAGTGCTATGTTTAGACGATAGCGATACGAAATTAGTGTATGTTCTGCATATTATATCACGTCGCGCTCTACCATAAAAAATGCAACTCCTGGAAGGTCAAGCTCTGCACCGAGCATGGGGAAAGGGGAGTTTTATGAACTGGAAGGCGAAAAAAATCGTTTGGCTGTAAGCAGATCTTACAATAGGATTATGTAGTTTCCCTCGCAGTGCATAAGGCTGTACAGAAGGGGGTGGGAGGTGGAAAACCCTACACTGGAACAGATTAAATTTTCCAAAAAGGGCTTATTTCTTATCTTCTTCTTTAGAGAAGacgcccccctccccccaaaaaaaaaaaaaaaaaaacaaaacaaaaaaccccaaacaaaaaaaaccaccaaaaaaccccaaaagccaGCGCTATAGACTACAAACACCGGCTGCTAAACTAATTAATACAACTTCACAAGCTGCTCCTGGAAGTGTGAAAACTTTCTACGTGCAATTTCATTAATTATAAATGCTTTCCTGGCCGGAAGAGTTCAAACGTAGTTTTGCAAGATCGTCCATCGtgttactttattttctgttaactAGAACTAACAGATGTTTCTGACACATGTCCCAATTTCGCCTACCAGATCTGCAAATGACATTTCAGAATGTACAGGCCGAAACAATACaagggtttcttttctttcttttcttattctttttttttttccttcacgAGAATCAGAACTTGCAGCTCCCCATATTTGCGAATGCAGAAAGTGGTTGGAAGGCAATGCTcattaaaaatgtcagtgttaTTCAGATCAAACATTTGAAACTCCCTCTGCCCAAAACAGAACTGTTGAACGAAAAGGTCGCAGCTGTGTTATTCTCACAATGTTCgagcagcagcatctcagcGACATCAGTCAAAACTGACCAGACAAGTTGTAACTTCCATTGTTCACTTTTAATTTGTGAGCTTGCacaatgatttcatttttttcccccgaCTACTTTAAAtcgaaaaaaaaaaatccttgccTGTGTGAATTAGCAGAAATAGTTGCTGTATCACTCGATATTTACACACACCTACCCACATAAACACTCCAGCAGGCTCTCAgcacaaccagaaaaaaatatggacGAGAATTCTGAGATTTGCTCTcgctctccccttccccccaccctttcctcccccttctccaaacggtaaagaaacaaacaaatctgggaatttattttccagaagtACTTGGCGTGCATTCAATAACAACCCAAaggatacattaaaaaaaaaaaaaaaaaaaaaaaaaaaaaaaaaaaaaaaaaagcaaaacagtacgctgaaaaacagagagaaagagagtaAAGAGAGCTTTACATACTGACCTGTATGAGTTCTTTTGTGTATTTTGAGATTCTCTGATCTGGCAAACACTTTGCCACAGcctgggaaagggcaggggaAAGGTTTTTCACCTGTGTGGACTCTGATGTGATTTACAAGTTTATATTTGGCCTTGAAAGGTTTCCCTTCTCTTGGACACTCTTCCCAGAAACATATGTGATTGGACTGCTCGGGTCCTCCAACGTGCTCCACCGTGACATGAGTCACCAGCTCGTGCATCGTGCTGAAAGTTTTCGAGCATAATTTTTTGGGAGTCTGGTCCAACTCAATCCACTTACAGATGAGTTCCTGTTTGATGGGCTGCCTCATGTAACGAAAGAAGGCACCCGGGCCGTGGTGTGGAGCCAGGTTCACGTTCAGATTCATACCACCGTAGTTATGAAGcgaagaagcagcaaaatgatCTGTCCTGGAGGCTGGTACTTGAGTGAAATGTTCAGACCTGGCGTACATTTCTCCAGGTAACCCCAGTCTGAGCTGTCCGTTTAGATGGCCACCTGGAGCTGCATGGGGAGGCTGCTCATGGAGTCCAGTGAACAGAGAGGGATTCCCAGCTTCTGAGTGGTGGTGCTGGTGACCATGGTGTCCGGGGTAGCTACCTGTTGTTGAGACAAACAGTCCGTGGTGAGAACTTGCAGCGGGGTGCTGCTCGGTCAGCCCTGGCATGAGCGGGGACGGCAGGTCTCTGCTTATGAAGAAGTCCCTAcctgctgccagagcctgggctgggtGAGAGACGGGGTAAGGGGCTGCTGGTGACTGCGCCGGGCCAAACGCTGCCGTTTGACTAGAGACCACCTCGGCTTGGCCTGCcatatgatgatgatgatgatgatgatgatgatggtggtggtgatggtggagCTGGTGGTGGGGATGAGGGGCAGGGCTGATCTTAAGGGCCGCGGGGTgatgctgaggaggaggatgaggaggaggatggtggCGGTGCCCCATGTGTTCTGGCCGGAGCTGCTGCGGCCCGAGGCGGGACTCGGCGGCGTGTTCCCCCGGCTGCGTGGGCGCCGTGGTGTGGGGGTGCCCGGCGAAGCCCGGGAAGCCTGTCATGCTCTGAGGGGGGTGGTGATGGTGGCGAGGAGCCCCCGCCAAGTCTACTAATCTCAGCGCCGTGTTCCGcctggagagagcagcagggtcCATCACTGGGATCCCCAGAGCATCCACGCTCATTAGCTTCTAACGCTAAAAAGTCACCTGACAGCGGGAGGAGAAAGACACAGGGCGGcggggggagtgggggggggtggggtggggagcgggggaaacaacttttttttttttttttcttcttctttctccgaaaataaaaaagtttccCGGTCCCGCAGCCCTGGCGGCGGGACGCACGGGCGGCTGTGCCAGCGGGTGGGCTCGGGGGGCCGGCGGGAGGTTTTGTCGGCGGCCGGGGCGGTCCCGCGGCGCGGCCCGTCCTGCCCGGGGCCGAGGGGGCCCTCGCGGCGCGGCGGGACCGGACGGGCCGCGCTCCGGCCGCGGCGCTGCCCCGCCGGCCACACAATCGCCGCGCGCGCCCATTGGCTGCCGCCGCGATGACGTCACAGTGACAGATCCCGCCGCCGCCTGCAAGGGAGATCGCCGGTGCGGCGGGGGGCGCGCGGGGACGCGCTGCGCatgcgccgccgccgccgcgcagACCCTTCCCCCGGCGCCCCCTCCGCGGCCCGGCCCgacccggcccggcccgggggccTCTGCCCGGGGTCCGCCCGGGGCTGGGCACGGCCGGGCTTCCGTCTGCGGCCGGGGAAAAAAGCCTCGGCGGGAGTCTAGGGCATCGCCGCGGCCTCCCGCCCTCGCCTCTTTCCgttccctctgccctgccctgagACACGGGGCAGCTGCGGGGCTCGCCGCCGGGAGAGCACTGACAGCCCCGCCGGTGCCCGCCGCCcggccagagcagcaggagtcGGagcggtcccggtcccggtcccggtcctgCCGGCGGGTCCTCGGCACTTGTTGCCAGCGCGGGGAGAGGGTCCTTGCCCGACAGGAGCCGCGGCCGGAGCCGCACCGGCCACTCTCTGGCCAAGCGTGTTCGTCCCGGGGCTCGGGCTTCCTCCCCGGTGCCTGAACCCGGACAAAGGATCCCTGGGAGACTCCCCgtccccttccccctcctctgaCAAGTTTTAGCAGTTATCTGATTACTAGCCGCCGAAGCAATGCGAGAGATCGTGATGTTCAGGCTGAATCTGAATGTTTAACCCAGAAGAGGGagtctctccctttccctctctcacTTTCTCTCACGCACACTTACAGGGCAGTTCCACGTAAAATCCCCGTCCTTGGCTTGAAGGAAAAGCATTGCCAAACATTCATAACGGACTCGGTTCTGATGATTCTCACCTGAAGGAAATAACATGGTCTGCAGGGTTTTGCGTGCTAGTAGTGGAAGTGTGGTTTTGGGTTTCGGCTGGATACACTGAGGCCTTACAGGTTTAGGAAAGCTTAGGGCTTCAGCGCAGGAGGAAGTATCTGCTTAAGTTTTTAAGAAGGGGATTGTGAACTTAAAAGAAGTAAATGAAACATGGGAAAAGATTCTTCTgcttcaagaaagaaaaacacgTCTTTAAATATCTCCCCATCGTATTACTACAGTACTTGGATCCTGACACAAAAATGGCTGCACCAATAACCTCACAGTCCTATGAAATCCAGCAATGATTCATTCTCTACGCATCCTGTCAAACTCTCATCATTTTAATACATTGACTCGCTGTTA belongs to Corvus moneduloides isolate bCorMon1 chromosome 10, bCorMon1.pri, whole genome shotgun sequence and includes:
- the ZIC4 gene encoding zinc finger protein ZIC 4 isoform X5, whose product is MKDDRLDGSAKEVEQSQEMRHKTPLVMRKRKRLYRNILEKSSSYPGHHGHQHHHSEAGNPSLFTGLHEQPPHAAPGGHLNGQLRLGLPGEMYARSEHFTQVPASRTDHFAASSLHNYGGMNLNVNLAPHHGPGAFFRYMRQPIKQELICKWIELDQTPKKLCSKTFSTMHELVTHVTVEHVGGPEQSNHICFWEECPREGKPFKAKYKLVNHIRVHTGEKPFPCPFPGCGKVFARSENLKIHKRTHTGEKPFKCEFEGCDRRFANSSDRKKHSHVHTSDKPYNCKVRGCDKSYTHPSSLRKHMKVHCKSPPPSSGYESSTPSLVSPSSDSGREPPASCSHAEPSAPAQPAANLSE
- the ZIC4 gene encoding zinc finger protein ZIC 4 isoform X4: MLWVVEVIKWDLRCALCRKRKLLQFKATCTNVTYKPLKYHPDGSFLLHHTFPNCFQKARKEEMKDDRLDGSAKEVEQSQEMRHKTPLVMRKRKRLYRNILEKSSSYPGHHGHQHHHSEAGNPSLFTGLHEQPPHAAPGGHLNGQLRLGLPGEMYARSEHFTQVPASRTDHFAASSLHNYGGMNLNVNLAPHHGPGAFFRYMRQPIKQELICKWIELDQTPKKLCSKTFSTMHELVTHVTVEHVGGPEQSNHICFWEECPREGKPFKAKYKLVNHIRVHTGEKPFPCPFPGCGKVFARSENLKIHKRTHTGEKPFKCEFEGCDRRFANSSDRKKHSHVHTSDKPYNCKVRGCDKSYTHPSSLRKHMKVHCKSPPPSSGYESSTPSLVSPSSDSGREPPASCSHAEPSAPAQPAANLSE
- the ZIC4 gene encoding zinc finger protein ZIC 4 isoform X7 codes for the protein MFGNAFPSSQGRGFYVELPCSYPGHHGHQHHHSEAGNPSLFTGLHEQPPHAAPGGHLNGQLRLGLPGEMYARSEHFTQVPASRTDHFAASSLHNYGGMNLNVNLAPHHGPGAFFRYMRQPIKQELICKWIELDQTPKKLCSKTFSTMHELVTHVTVEHVGGPEQSNHICFWEECPREGKPFKAKYKLVNHIRVHTGEKPFPCPFPGCGKVFARSENLKIHKRTHTGEKPFKCEFEGCDRRFANSSDRKKHSHVHTSDKPYNCKVRGCDKSYTHPSSLRKHMKVHCKSPPPSSGYESSTPSLVSPSSDSGREPPASCSHAEPSAPAQPAANLSE
- the ZIC4 gene encoding zinc finger protein ZIC 4 isoform X6 — translated: MRGNLQQVAGEQSQEMRHKTPLVMRKRKRLYRNILEKSSSYPGHHGHQHHHSEAGNPSLFTGLHEQPPHAAPGGHLNGQLRLGLPGEMYARSEHFTQVPASRTDHFAASSLHNYGGMNLNVNLAPHHGPGAFFRYMRQPIKQELICKWIELDQTPKKLCSKTFSTMHELVTHVTVEHVGGPEQSNHICFWEECPREGKPFKAKYKLVNHIRVHTGEKPFPCPFPGCGKVFARSENLKIHKRTHTGEKPFKCEFEGCDRRFANSSDRKKHSHVHTSDKPYNCKVRGCDKSYTHPSSLRKHMKVHCKSPPPSSGYESSTPSLVSPSSDSGREPPASCSHAEPSAPAQPAANLSE
- the ZIC4 gene encoding zinc finger protein ZIC 4 isoform X3, which produces MSVDALGIPVMDPAALSRRNTALRLVDLAGAPRHHHHPPQSMTGFPGFAGHPHTTAPTQPGEHAAESRLGPQQLRPEHMGHRHHPPPHPPPQHHPAALKISPAPHPHHQLHHHHHHHHHHHHHHHMAGQAEVVSSQTAAFGPAQSPAAPYPVSHPAQALAAGSYPGHHGHQHHHSEAGNPSLFTGLHEQPPHAAPGGHLNGQLRLGLPGEMYARSEHFTQVPASRTDHFAASSLHNYGGMNLNVNLAPHHGPGAFFRYMRQPIKQELICKWIELDQTPKKLCSKTFSTMHELVTHVTVEHVGGPEQSNHICFWEECPREGKPFKAKYKLVNHIRVHTGEKPFPCPFPGCGKVFARSENLKIHKRTHTGEKPFKCEFEGCDRRFANSSDRKKHSHVHTSDKPYNCKVRGCDKSYTHPSSLRKHMKVHCKSPPPSSGYESSTPSLVSPSSDSGREPPASCSHAEPSAPAQPAANLSE
- the ZIC4 gene encoding zinc finger protein ZIC 4 isoform X2; the protein is MSVDALGIPVMDPAALSRRNTALRLVDLAGAPRHHHHPPQSMTGFPGFAGHPHTTAPTQPGEHAAESRLGPQQLRPEHMGHRHHPPPHPPPQHHPAALKISPAPHPHHQLHHHHHHHHHHHHHHHMAGQAEVVSSQTAAFGPAQSPAAPYPVSHPAQALAAGRDFFISRDLPSPLMPGLTEQHPAASSHHGLFVSTTGSYPGHHGHQHHHSEAGNPSLFTGLHEQPPHAAPGGHLNGQLRLGLPGEMYARSEHFTQVPASRTDHFAASSLHNYGGMNLNVNLAPHHGPGAFFRYMRQPIKQELICKWIELDQTPKKLCSKTFSTMHELVTHVTVEHVGGPEQSNHICFWEECPREGKPFKAKYKLVNHIRVHTGEKPFPCPFPGCGKVFARSENLKIHKRTHTGEKPFKCEFEGCDRRFANSSDRKKHSHVHTSDKPYNCKVRGCDKSYTHPSSLRKHMKVHCKSPPPSSGYESSTPSLVSPSSDSGREPPASCSHAEPSAPAQPAANLSE
- the ZIC4 gene encoding zinc finger protein ZIC 4 isoform X1 gives rise to the protein MSVDALGIPVMDPAALSRRNTALRLVDLAGAPRHHHHPPQSMTGFPGFAGHPHTTAPTQPGEHAAESRLGPQQLRPEHMGHRHHPPPHPPPQHHPAALKISPAPHPHHQLHHHHHHHHHHHHHHHMAGQAEVVSSQTAAFGPAQSPAAPYPVSHPAQALAAGRDFFISRDLPSPLMPGLTEQHPAASSHHGLFVSTTGSYPGHHGHQHHHSEAGNPSLFTGLHEQPPHAAPGGHLNGQLRLGLPGEMYARSEHFTQVPASRTDHFAASSLHNYGGMNLNVNLAPHHGPGAFFRYMRQPIKQELICKWIELDQTPKKLCSKTFSTMHELVTHVTVEHVGGPEQSNHICFWEECPREGKPFKAKYKLVNHIRVHTGEKPFPCPFPGCGKVFARSENLKIHKRTHTGEKPFKCEFEGCDRRFANSSDRKKHSHVHTSDKPYNCKVRGCDKSYTHPSSLRKHMKVHCKSPPPSSGYESSTPSLVSPSSDSGREPPASCSHAEPSAPAQPAANLSEWYVCQGAGPRGPPGASPPPRLTAEPRPRC